The following coding sequences are from one uncultured Bacteroides sp. window:
- a CDS encoding DUF308 domain-containing protein, translating into MKKINGFLMRSVTALIIGLVLVVWPDVAIDYLVITIGVLFILPGLLVTLGYLTAKHPEMKRRFPIEGVGSVLFGLWLVIMPGFFADVLMLLLGFILMMGGIQQLSSLFLARKWVSVPAGYYIIPLLIALAGLFVVVNPTGVRNTAFVIIGITCLVYALSDLLNWFRFMRQKPKPTPSDTSIEDAQIIEDDK; encoded by the coding sequence ATGAAAAAGATAAATGGTTTCCTAATGCGTAGTGTGACAGCTCTGATCATAGGATTGGTACTTGTGGTGTGGCCTGATGTAGCTATCGACTACCTTGTGATAACTATTGGTGTTTTATTTATCCTTCCGGGATTACTTGTCACCCTGGGCTATCTAACAGCTAAACACCCTGAAATGAAAAGACGCTTTCCTATTGAAGGAGTTGGTAGTGTTCTCTTTGGTTTATGGTTGGTTATTATGCCCGGTTTCTTTGCCGACGTACTGATGCTTTTACTTGGTTTTATCTTGATGATGGGAGGTATACAACAGCTTTCTTCTCTTTTCCTTGCCCGTAAATGGGTATCGGTGCCGGCGGGATATTACATTATTCCTTTGCTCATAGCTTTAGCCGGCTTGTTTGTTGTTGTGAATCCTACCGGAGTACGCAATACTGCCTTTGTTATTATTGGTATCACTTGTTTGGTTTATGCATTATCTGACTTGCTAAACTGGTTTAGATTCATGCGACAGAAGCCTAAACCAACTCCGAGTGACACTTCTATAGAGGATGCTCAAATTATTGAAGATGATAAGTAA